The following coding sequences lie in one Sphingomonas sp. M1-B02 genomic window:
- the cobT gene encoding cobaltochelatase subunit CobT has product MATDTPLEQLRTVLGGTARALSGEGEAELSFTSDAPNQSGRSIRVPMPSRTLPAEQVAEARGFADGFALRIKHHDSAIHNRGAPVEPVARAVFDAIETARVEALGSRGFAGIADNLDHSLGVRLRSDPITRARNREEVPLSTAVGLMVRERLTGREAPASVALGMALVREWIEARAGSDLDSLALAIDDQKVFASLAAKLLQDLDLVEGEMVPDESDEGGGEDEGTDEQEQPGDEEGDSEASEGDGQVEARGEQSDSDQSEDGEQSQSEAMEDGDGEPGDDGEDGMQPVRPNRPWGDMPPQFEYRPYTTQFDEVIAATELCDTEELDRLRSYLDQQLVHLQSAVTKLANRLQRRLMAQQNRSWDFDQEEGILDAARLARVIVNPMLSLSYKSERDTEFKDTVVTLLIDNSGSMRGRPISIAAISADIMARTLERVGVKTEILGFTTRAWKGGQSREKWLAEGRPAQPGRLNDVRHIVYKQADEPWRRAKKSLGLMMREGLLKENIDGEALLWAHSRLIARHEDRKILMVISDGAPVDDSTLSVNSGSYLERHLRQVIGWIEGRSPVELVAIGIGHDVTRYYQRAVTIMDAEQLAGTMVEQLAALFDTE; this is encoded by the coding sequence ATGGCGACCGACACCCCTCTCGAACAGCTGCGCACCGTCCTCGGCGGCACCGCGCGTGCGCTGTCGGGCGAAGGCGAGGCGGAGCTGTCCTTCACCTCGGACGCGCCGAACCAGAGCGGGCGGAGCATCCGCGTGCCGATGCCGTCGCGCACGCTCCCCGCCGAGCAGGTGGCCGAGGCGCGGGGATTTGCGGACGGCTTTGCGCTGCGGATCAAGCATCACGACAGCGCGATTCACAATCGCGGTGCGCCTGTCGAGCCGGTGGCGCGCGCGGTGTTCGACGCGATCGAGACGGCGCGGGTCGAGGCGCTGGGCTCGCGCGGTTTTGCCGGCATTGCCGACAATCTCGATCATTCGCTGGGTGTGCGGCTGCGCTCCGATCCGATCACGCGTGCGCGCAATCGCGAGGAAGTGCCGCTCTCCACGGCAGTGGGGCTGATGGTCCGCGAGCGGTTGACCGGGCGCGAGGCGCCGGCGAGCGTCGCGCTGGGCATGGCGCTGGTCCGTGAGTGGATCGAGGCGCGGGCCGGCAGCGATCTCGATTCGCTGGCGCTGGCGATCGACGACCAGAAGGTATTTGCCAGCCTCGCCGCCAAATTGCTTCAGGATCTCGACCTCGTCGAGGGCGAGATGGTGCCCGACGAGAGCGACGAGGGCGGCGGCGAGGACGAGGGCACCGACGAGCAGGAGCAGCCCGGCGACGAGGAAGGCGACAGCGAAGCCTCCGAAGGCGACGGCCAGGTCGAGGCCCGCGGCGAGCAGAGCGACTCCGACCAGAGCGAAGATGGCGAGCAGAGCCAGTCCGAGGCGATGGAGGATGGCGACGGCGAGCCCGGCGACGATGGCGAGGACGGCATGCAGCCGGTCCGCCCCAACCGGCCCTGGGGCGACATGCCGCCGCAGTTCGAATATCGCCCCTACACCACCCAGTTCGACGAAGTGATCGCCGCGACTGAATTGTGCGACACCGAGGAGCTCGATCGGCTGCGCTCCTATCTCGACCAGCAGCTGGTCCATCTGCAGAGCGCGGTGACCAAGCTCGCCAACCGGCTCCAGCGCCGGCTGATGGCGCAGCAGAATCGCAGCTGGGACTTCGATCAGGAAGAGGGCATCCTCGATGCCGCGCGGCTGGCGCGGGTCATCGTCAATCCGATGCTGTCGCTCAGCTACAAGTCCGAACGCGACACCGAGTTCAAGGACACGGTGGTCACGCTCCTGATCGACAATAGCGGATCGATGCGCGGGCGGCCGATCTCGATCGCGGCGATCAGCGCCGACATCATGGCGCGCACGCTGGAGCGGGTGGGGGTCAAGACCGAGATCCTCGGCTTCACCACGCGCGCCTGGAAGGGCGGGCAGAGCCGCGAGAAATGGCTGGCCGAGGGGCGCCCCGCGCAGCCCGGGCGGCTCAACGACGTCCGGCATATCGTCTACAAGCAGGCCGACGAGCCGTGGCGCCGCGCGAAGAAATCGCTCGGGCTGATGATGCGTGAAGGGCTGCTCAAGGAGAATATCGACGGCGAGGCCTTGCTCTGGGCGCACAGCCGACTGATCGCGCGGCATGAGGATCGCAAGATATTGATGGTGATCTCGGACGGCGCGCCGGTCGACGATTCGACGCTGTCGGTCAATTCGGGCTCCTATCTGGAGCGGCATCTGCGTCAGGTGATCGGTTGGATCGAGGGGCGATCGCCGGTCGAGCTGGTGGCGATCGGCATCGGGCATGACGTGACGCGTTACTATCAGCGCGCCGTGACGATCATGGATGCGGAGCAATTGGCCGGCACGATGGTCGAGCAGCTCGCCGCCCTGTTCGACACGGAGTGA
- a CDS encoding type II toxin-antitoxin system VapC family toxin, producing the protein MSRYLLDTHSLIWWWTDASRLGQAGRNIIEEGASEICVSVASVWEIAIKSSSGKLPEIEDFRRDDAPLMTANGFMALDILDRHALRAGFLEGKHRDPFDRLIAAQAIIDDLTVITKDREIAAFGCKVLW; encoded by the coding sequence GTGAGCCGGTATCTGCTCGATACGCATAGCCTGATCTGGTGGTGGACCGATGCAAGCCGGCTTGGCCAAGCAGGCCGCAACATCATTGAAGAAGGTGCCAGCGAAATTTGCGTTAGCGTCGCAAGCGTGTGGGAAATCGCGATCAAAAGCTCGTCGGGCAAGCTGCCTGAAATTGAGGATTTTCGCCGCGACGATGCACCGCTGATGACGGCCAACGGCTTCATGGCCCTCGACATTCTCGATCGACACGCATTGCGGGCTGGATTTCTGGAAGGCAAACATCGCGATCCGTTCGATCGCCTGATCGCGGCGCAGGCAATAATCGATGATCTGACGGTGATTACCAAGGATCGAGAAATTGCCGCTTTCGGCTGCAAGGTACTTTGGTAA
- a CDS encoding type II toxin-antitoxin system Phd/YefM family antitoxin yields the protein MADADPQKTFNVHDAKTQLSKLMDRAHAGEEILLAKAGQPWARLVPLDHAPAVKPKRQPGGLKVLREIPDSVWFDPLPEDELELWEGKRLDKYFP from the coding sequence ATGGCCGATGCCGATCCGCAAAAGACGTTCAACGTCCACGATGCGAAGACTCAGCTTTCGAAGCTGATGGATCGTGCCCATGCTGGCGAAGAGATATTGCTGGCCAAGGCCGGGCAGCCTTGGGCTCGATTGGTGCCGCTTGATCACGCTCCAGCGGTAAAGCCAAAGCGGCAGCCCGGCGGACTCAAGGTTTTGAGAGAGATACCTGATTCGGTGTGGTTCGATCCCTTGCCGGAGGACGAACTTGAGCTCTGGGAAGGCAAGCGGCTCGACAAGTATTTTCCGTGA
- the cobS gene encoding cobaltochelatase subunit CobS — MADIPNTQPDSRETTILDAPDKMIRVRELFGIDSDMECPAFSEADERVPDLDPAYVFDADTTLAILAGFAHNRRVMVQGYHGTGKSTHIEQVAARLNWPCIRINLDAHISRIDLIGRDAIVLRDGQQVTEFREGLLPWALQTPTALVFDEYDAGRPDVMFVIQRVLETEGKLTLLDQNRVIRPNPYFRLFATANTVGLGDTSGLYHGTQQINQGQMDRWNIVVALNYLPAAVEAQVVLAKSGEYDKPGGKEAVENMVRVADLTRKGFINGDISTVMSPRTVITWAQNALIFGDVGFAFRLSFLNKCDEAERAQVAEYYQRVFGKDLPESVVAKA; from the coding sequence ATGGCCGACATTCCCAACACCCAGCCCGACAGCCGGGAGACCACGATCCTCGACGCGCCGGACAAGATGATCCGCGTCCGCGAGCTGTTCGGGATCGATTCGGACATGGAATGCCCGGCGTTCAGCGAGGCCGACGAGCGGGTGCCCGATCTCGATCCGGCCTATGTGTTCGATGCCGATACCACGCTCGCGATTCTCGCGGGTTTTGCGCACAACCGGCGCGTCATGGTGCAGGGCTATCATGGCACCGGCAAGTCGACGCATATCGAGCAGGTCGCAGCGCGGCTGAACTGGCCCTGCATCCGGATCAACCTCGACGCGCATATCAGCCGGATCGACCTGATCGGCCGCGACGCGATCGTGCTGCGCGACGGCCAGCAGGTGACCGAATTCCGCGAGGGCCTGCTCCCCTGGGCGCTGCAGACGCCGACCGCCCTGGTGTTCGACGAATATGATGCCGGCCGCCCCGACGTGATGTTCGTGATCCAGCGCGTGCTGGAGACCGAGGGCAAGCTGACCCTGCTCGACCAGAATCGGGTGATCCGGCCCAACCCCTATTTCCGGCTGTTCGCGACCGCCAATACGGTCGGCCTGGGCGACACCAGCGGGCTCTATCACGGTACCCAGCAGATCAACCAGGGCCAGATGGACCGCTGGAACATCGTCGTCGCGCTCAACTATCTGCCCGCCGCGGTGGAGGCGCAGGTCGTGCTCGCCAAGTCGGGCGAATATGACAAGCCCGGCGGCAAGGAAGCGGTCGAGAATATGGTCCGCGTCGCCGACCTGACGCGCAAGGGCTTCATCAACGGGGACATTTCCACGGTGATGTCGCCGCGGACGGTGATCACCTGGGCGCAGAACGCCCTGATCTTCGGCGATGTCGGCTTCGCCTTCCGCCTGTCGTTCCTCAACAAATGCGACGAGGCCGAGCGCGCGCAGGTCGCCGAATATTATCAGCGCGTGTTCGGGAAGGATTTGCCCGAGAGCGTGGTGGCGAAAGCTTGA
- a CDS encoding DUF6958 family protein encodes MAGKSERIAIENVLQPGKTYPVDAAKFNAMREAVLAVLPDAAPGVTVPKLKEAVLPRLPESLFPGGDKAGWWIKAVQLDLEAKGVVARAPSAPVRLHRT; translated from the coding sequence ATGGCCGGCAAATCCGAGCGGATCGCGATCGAGAATGTGCTGCAGCCCGGCAAGACCTATCCGGTCGACGCCGCGAAGTTCAATGCGATGCGCGAAGCCGTGCTGGCGGTGCTGCCCGATGCCGCGCCGGGGGTGACCGTGCCCAAGCTCAAGGAGGCGGTCCTGCCGCGGCTGCCGGAATCGCTCTTCCCCGGCGGCGACAAGGCCGGCTGGTGGATCAAGGCGGTGCAGCTCGATCTCGAGGCCAAGGGCGTGGTCGCCCGTGCGCCGAGCGCTCCGGTGCGGCTACACCGCACCTGA
- a CDS encoding winged helix-turn-helix transcriptional regulator, which yields MTKPPRPLENRWYDDACGTALALELVGERWSLLIVRELMFGGRRFSELKASLGAISANILTQRLDSLEASGVLLRRKLPPPASVQVYELTPWGYDSEIAIQELGRWAAKSPLHDPTLPLSAASIMMSFRTMISRERAAGWDSRVGFRFGAEGFVAQVAGQAITIERAEPETADTLFDTDPMTLASLVYGGRPFADAEAAGVLRLGGDRALAGRFVSLFVLPPKM from the coding sequence ATGACCAAGCCGCCAAGGCCGCTCGAAAATCGCTGGTATGACGACGCGTGCGGGACCGCGCTGGCGCTCGAGCTGGTGGGCGAGCGCTGGTCGCTGCTGATCGTTCGCGAACTGATGTTCGGCGGACGGCGCTTTTCCGAACTGAAGGCGAGCCTGGGTGCGATCAGCGCCAATATCCTGACGCAACGGCTCGATAGCCTGGAGGCAAGCGGCGTGCTGCTGCGCCGCAAGCTGCCGCCGCCGGCTTCGGTACAGGTCTATGAGCTGACCCCCTGGGGCTATGACAGCGAGATCGCGATCCAGGAGCTGGGCCGCTGGGCCGCCAAATCGCCGCTGCACGATCCCACGTTGCCGCTGTCGGCCGCGTCGATCATGATGTCGTTCCGGACGATGATCAGCCGCGAGCGGGCGGCGGGATGGGATTCGCGCGTCGGTTTTCGCTTCGGTGCCGAGGGGTTCGTCGCGCAGGTAGCCGGTCAAGCAATTACGATAGAACGGGCCGAGCCGGAGACTGCGGATACCCTGTTCGATACCGATCCGATGACGCTGGCGTCGCTGGTCTATGGCGGGCGGCCCTTTGCCGACGCCGAGGCGGCCGGGGTGCTGCGCCTTGGCGGCGATCGTGCGCTGGCCGGGCGCTTCGTCAGCTTGTTCGTCCTTCCCCCCAAGATGTAG
- a CDS encoding VOC family protein has translation MPQMVFINLPVKDVAASTAFYEAIGCTRDARFSGDHASAMILSDTITFMILGHSFFAGFTPKPIADAHATTEVLICISRESRADVDAIVARAAAAGGRADIREAQDMGFMYSRAFEDLDGHIFEPMHMDVDAALKAMSAQAEPAE, from the coding sequence ATGCCGCAAATGGTATTCATCAATCTGCCCGTGAAGGATGTCGCCGCGTCCACTGCCTTTTACGAGGCGATCGGCTGCACCAGGGATGCGCGCTTCAGCGGCGATCATGCCTCGGCGATGATATTGTCGGACACGATCACGTTCATGATCCTGGGCCACAGCTTCTTCGCGGGGTTCACGCCCAAGCCGATCGCCGACGCCCATGCCACCACCGAAGTGCTGATCTGCATCTCGCGCGAAAGCCGCGCCGATGTGGACGCGATTGTGGCGCGGGCCGCGGCGGCGGGCGGTAGGGCGGATATCCGGGAGGCACAGGATATGGGCTTCATGTACAGCCGCGCGTTCGAGGATCTCGACGGCCATATCTTCGAGCCGATGCATATGGACGTCGACGCAGCGCTCAAGGCGATGTCGGCGCAGGCCGAGCCCGCCGAATGA
- a CDS encoding DoxX family protein, with protein MSPQAMTIGGWSLSGLLILFLMVDMGMKFALLQPVIDAHAQLGWPSDAATIRILAAILLIATALYAFPRTSLLGAILITAYLGGAVATHARISSPLFTHTLFGVYIGVLLWAGLWLRDARLRDLLPLST; from the coding sequence ATGAGCCCGCAGGCAATGACGATCGGCGGGTGGTCGCTGAGCGGACTGCTGATCCTGTTCCTCATGGTCGATATGGGCATGAAGTTCGCCCTGCTCCAGCCGGTGATCGACGCCCATGCGCAATTGGGCTGGCCGAGCGATGCCGCTACCATCCGCATCCTCGCCGCGATCCTGCTGATCGCCACTGCGCTCTATGCCTTTCCGCGGACATCGCTGCTCGGCGCGATCCTGATAACGGCCTATCTCGGCGGAGCGGTAGCCACGCACGCCAGGATATCCAGCCCGCTGTTCACGCACACATTGTTCGGCGTTTATATCGGAGTGCTGCTTTGGGCCGGCCTGTGGCTGCGCGATGCCCGGCTGCGTGATCTCTTACCCCTTTCGACTTGA
- a CDS encoding VOC family protein, with translation MSQKITPVLWFDHVGEEAAAFYVSLLPDSRIDQVIRAPSDNPSGGEGAALVVDFTLAGQKYAALNGGPDFKPNESVSFQIVTEDQEETDRLWNAIVGNGGAESMCGWCKDKWGFNWQITPRVLLDLLIDPIPGRAKRGFEAMMTMRKIDIATIQAAADAA, from the coding sequence ATGAGTCAGAAAATCACCCCCGTTTTGTGGTTCGACCATGTCGGCGAGGAAGCTGCGGCCTTCTACGTGTCGCTGCTGCCCGACAGCCGCATTGATCAGGTCATCCGCGCGCCATCGGACAATCCCAGCGGCGGCGAAGGTGCGGCGCTGGTAGTCGATTTCACGCTCGCCGGGCAGAAATATGCAGCGCTCAACGGCGGCCCCGATTTCAAGCCCAACGAAAGCGTGTCGTTCCAGATCGTCACCGAGGATCAGGAAGAGACCGACAGGCTGTGGAACGCGATCGTCGGCAATGGCGGCGCCGAGAGCATGTGCGGCTGGTGCAAGGACAAATGGGGCTTCAACTGGCAGATCACGCCGCGCGTCCTGCTCGACCTGCTGATCGATCCTATTCCCGGCCGCGCCAAGCGCGGGTTCGAGGCGATGATGACGATGCGGAAGATCGATATAGCCACGATCCAGGCCGCCGCCGACGCTGCCTGA
- a CDS encoding glutathione S-transferase family protein: MPVDSDAPVRISAFAWVPEFARGQVRDLRVRWALEEAGIPYSVRKLEAMTARPADYFEEQPFGQVPSYRDADVELFESGAIVLHVGEQSEALLPADPGERARAAAWLFAALNTLEPQVQQLGSIDFFHKDEAWTRERRPQVLEMVNLRLKQIADHLGEREWLEDRFTVGDLMMTTVLRILNGKDIVEQYPNLAAYQARAEARPAFGRALAAQLADFEDR; the protein is encoded by the coding sequence ATGCCCGTTGACAGTGATGCGCCGGTCCGGATCAGCGCCTTTGCCTGGGTCCCGGAATTCGCCCGCGGCCAGGTCCGCGATCTACGCGTCCGCTGGGCGCTGGAGGAAGCCGGCATTCCCTATTCGGTGCGCAAGCTCGAAGCGATGACGGCGCGCCCCGCCGATTATTTCGAGGAACAGCCGTTCGGACAGGTGCCGAGCTATCGCGACGCCGATGTCGAACTGTTCGAATCGGGCGCGATCGTCCTGCATGTCGGCGAACAGTCCGAAGCGCTCCTGCCCGCCGATCCCGGCGAACGCGCCCGCGCCGCCGCCTGGCTGTTCGCGGCGCTCAACACGCTCGAACCGCAGGTCCAGCAGCTCGGCTCGATCGACTTCTTCCACAAGGACGAGGCCTGGACCCGCGAGCGCCGTCCGCAGGTGCTCGAGATGGTCAATCTTCGGCTCAAGCAGATCGCCGACCATCTCGGCGAACGGGAATGGCTGGAAGACCGCTTCACCGTCGGCGACCTGATGATGACCACGGTGCTGCGCATCCTCAACGGCAAGGACATCGTCGAACAATATCCGAACCTCGCCGCCTACCAGGCGCGGGCCGAGGCGCGGCCCGCATTCGGCCGGGCGCTGGCCGCCCAGCTCGCCGACTTCGAAGATCGATAG
- a CDS encoding DUF1428 domain-containing protein, with the protein MAYMDGFVLAVPEGNKDDYLAMAAVTATIFRESGATRVVEAWGNDVPHGTNTDFYMATKAEEGEVIVFSWILWPSKEVRDAGWEKMTSDERMKAFGEMPFDGKRMFWGGFDPILDEGEG; encoded by the coding sequence ATGGCATATATGGACGGCTTCGTACTCGCGGTGCCCGAAGGCAATAAGGACGATTATCTTGCCATGGCGGCCGTGACCGCAACGATCTTCCGCGAATCCGGCGCGACCCGGGTGGTGGAAGCCTGGGGCAACGATGTGCCGCACGGGACGAACACCGATTTCTACATGGCGACGAAGGCCGAGGAAGGCGAAGTCATCGTCTTCTCCTGGATCCTCTGGCCCTCGAAGGAAGTGCGCGACGCCGGCTGGGAAAAGATGACGTCCGACGAGCGTATGAAGGCCTTTGGCGAGATGCCGTTCGACGGCAAGCGCATGTTCTGGGGCGGCTTCGATCCGATCCTCGACGAAGGCGAGGGCTGA
- a CDS encoding VOC family protein has translation MTNPHGTPIWFELITSDPDAAGAFYAKVIDWSVGSFDGATVAGPEDYRVFSASDGEGVAGLMKIPDGAPPQPAWFGYVGVDDVDAAVAGITAAGGSIQMPAITLEGVGRMAMVTDPQGVPFYVMKGASPEPSTAFKRMSLGHGEWNELSTSDDAAALDFYAAQFGWKKDGAMPMGAMGDYSFLSHGGQMIGAVMRTPPGEQPRWNYFFRVGDIDEAETRITDAGGTIRHGPIEVPGGDFVIYATDPQGARFGVVGSR, from the coding sequence ATGACCAACCCACACGGCACCCCGATCTGGTTTGAATTGATCACCAGCGACCCCGACGCCGCCGGCGCCTTTTATGCCAAGGTGATCGACTGGAGCGTCGGCAGCTTCGATGGCGCGACCGTCGCCGGACCGGAGGATTACCGGGTCTTCTCCGCAAGCGACGGCGAAGGCGTGGCCGGATTGATGAAAATTCCGGACGGCGCGCCACCGCAGCCGGCTTGGTTCGGCTATGTCGGGGTTGACGATGTCGACGCCGCGGTTGCCGGCATCACCGCCGCCGGTGGAAGCATCCAGATGCCCGCGATCACGCTCGAGGGCGTAGGCCGAATGGCGATGGTGACCGATCCGCAGGGCGTGCCCTTCTATGTGATGAAGGGTGCCAGCCCCGAACCGAGCACGGCCTTCAAGCGCATGTCGCTGGGGCACGGCGAATGGAACGAGCTGAGCACAAGCGACGACGCCGCTGCGCTCGACTTCTACGCCGCGCAGTTCGGCTGGAAAAAGGATGGCGCTATGCCGATGGGCGCGATGGGCGACTATAGCTTCCTCAGCCATGGCGGGCAGATGATCGGCGCGGTGATGCGCACCCCACCCGGCGAGCAGCCCCGCTGGAACTACTTCTTCCGCGTCGGCGACATCGACGAGGCGGAGACGCGCATCACCGATGCCGGCGGCACCATTCGTCATGGGCCGATCGAAGTACCCGGCGGCGACTTCGTCATCTACGCAACCGATCCGCAGGGCGCCCGCTTCGGCGTCGTCGGCAGCCGATAG
- a CDS encoding SRPBCC family protein, with protein MSEHELVVERLMDAPAGALWRAYTDHLNEWFCPKPWRAEVVEMDLRAGGRSSITMYGPDGEVMPNDGVYLEVVPERRLVFTDAFTVGWEPAGPFFVGSFEFEPQGDKTLFRGRARHWTEEARNQHAEMGFEQGWGVMAEQWEEVARRIAAGA; from the coding sequence ATGTCCGAGCATGAACTCGTCGTCGAGCGTCTGATGGACGCTCCCGCCGGAGCGCTGTGGCGCGCCTACACCGATCATCTCAACGAATGGTTCTGCCCAAAGCCCTGGCGGGCCGAAGTGGTCGAAATGGACCTGCGCGCGGGAGGTCGCTCGTCGATCACCATGTATGGCCCGGACGGCGAAGTGATGCCCAATGACGGCGTCTATCTGGAAGTCGTCCCCGAGCGGCGCTTGGTCTTCACCGATGCCTTCACTGTCGGCTGGGAGCCGGCGGGCCCCTTCTTCGTCGGGTCGTTCGAGTTCGAACCGCAGGGCGACAAGACGCTGTTCCGCGGCCGCGCGCGCCACTGGACCGAGGAAGCGCGCAACCAGCATGCGGAGATGGGCTTCGAGCAGGGCTGGGGGGTGATGGCCGAGCAATGGGAGGAAGTCGCCCGGCGGATCGCGGCGGGTGCGTAG
- a CDS encoding dihydrofolate reductase family protein — protein sequence MRRIIGMAFVSLDGVMQAPGGPNEDPTGGFELGGWLPAVDDEALGNQIMTYFSRPFDLLLGRRTWEIFAAHWPFMTDNGPITTSFRDCRKYVLTRSDIALDWAGSERIPDLETLAELKQGEGPDLLIQGSSTLYPQLLERGLIDRLVLLVAPLLLGSGKKLFGDGTPAGRWMLVEQRTGSGGMAIGTYDRAGPVETGSFEVPELNPREIARREKLQREG from the coding sequence GTGCGTAGGATCATCGGCATGGCGTTCGTGTCGCTGGACGGCGTGATGCAGGCGCCGGGCGGACCGAACGAGGATCCCACCGGCGGCTTCGAGCTTGGCGGCTGGCTGCCCGCGGTCGACGACGAGGCGCTCGGCAACCAGATCATGACCTATTTCAGCCGGCCCTTCGATCTGTTGCTGGGGCGCCGGACCTGGGAGATCTTCGCGGCGCACTGGCCGTTCATGACCGATAACGGCCCGATCACCACCAGCTTCCGCGACTGCCGCAAATATGTGCTGACTCGCTCGGACATCGCGCTCGACTGGGCCGGAAGCGAGCGCATCCCCGATCTCGAGACGCTCGCCGAGCTGAAGCAAGGCGAGGGCCCGGACCTGCTGATCCAGGGCAGCTCTACCCTCTATCCGCAGCTCCTGGAGCGCGGGCTGATCGACCGCCTGGTCCTGCTGGTCGCGCCGCTGCTGCTGGGCAGCGGCAAGAAGCTGTTCGGCGACGGCACCCCGGCCGGTCGCTGGATGCTGGTGGAACAGCGGACCGGCAGCGGCGGCATGGCGATCGGCACCTATGATCGCGCGGGCCCGGTAGAGACGGGGTCGTTCGAAGTGCCTGAACTCAATCCGCGCGAAATCGCACGCCGCGAGAAGCTGCAGCGCGAAGGCTAG
- a CDS encoding DnaJ domain-containing protein, whose translation MPASNSRKDRPNARFHGRVEAEGRMCAEPGCAEAGEFRAPPLEGSGHAADGPPRFRWLCLDHVRAFNTGYNFFKGMSPDEIHDAQKPFAGWERETRAFNATGGADRPPRWADFSDPLDAIGARWRGSMPVERKDGRPLSGRDREALRTLALEVDVDRTGLRKRYSELVRQYHPDRNGGDRSHESRLQDVIAAYQQLKGSPAFA comes from the coding sequence GTGCCTGCCAGCAATTCCCGCAAAGATCGTCCCAATGCCCGCTTCCACGGTCGCGTGGAGGCGGAGGGGCGGATGTGCGCCGAGCCGGGATGCGCGGAAGCCGGCGAGTTCCGCGCACCGCCGCTGGAGGGCAGCGGCCATGCCGCCGACGGTCCGCCGCGCTTCCGCTGGCTGTGCCTCGATCATGTTCGCGCGTTCAACACGGGCTATAATTTCTTCAAGGGGATGAGCCCCGACGAGATCCATGACGCGCAGAAGCCCTTCGCCGGCTGGGAGCGCGAGACCCGCGCCTTCAACGCCACCGGCGGCGCCGATCGCCCGCCGCGCTGGGCCGATTTCAGCGATCCGCTCGACGCGATCGGCGCCCGCTGGCGGGGTAGCATGCCGGTGGAGCGCAAGGACGGCAGGCCGCTGTCCGGGCGCGATCGCGAGGCGCTGCGCACGCTCGCGCTGGAAGTCGATGTCGATCGCACGGGGCTGCGCAAACGCTATTCGGAGCTGGTCCGGCAATATCATCCCGATCGCAACGGCGGGGATCGCAGCCATGAGAGCCGGCTGCAGGATGTGATCGCCGCCTATCAGCAGCTCAAGGGTTCGCCCGCCTTCGCCTAG
- a CDS encoding BolA family protein gives MNAPASGPLADQIAARLTAALDPTHLVVSNDSAQHSGHMGDDGSGESHFSVTIESPAFAGVSRVERQRLVNRALADLLAERIHALAIRARAPGEAA, from the coding sequence ATGAACGCTCCCGCCAGCGGCCCCTTGGCCGATCAGATCGCCGCCCGTCTCACCGCCGCGCTCGACCCGACGCATCTCGTGGTCAGCAACGACAGCGCCCAGCATAGTGGCCATATGGGCGACGACGGCAGCGGCGAATCGCATTTCTCGGTGACGATCGAGAGCCCCGCCTTCGCCGGCGTGTCGCGCGTCGAGCGGCAGCGGCTGGTCAACCGCGCGCTCGCCGATCTGCTCGCCGAGCGCATCCACGCCCTCGCCATCCGCGCCCGCGCACCGGGGGAAGCCGCATGA